The following proteins are co-located in the Puniceicoccus vermicola genome:
- a CDS encoding DUF2254 domain-containing protein, translating into MWNTLFYLRNRLAECLWLRPLVMCIVSVLALVVAYYAGTWFEGDHFPEISADTLKVLLGVLTSGMLVIATFAAGAMISAYASASQTATPRAFPVILSDDVSQNALSSFVGAFLFAVIALLAVMNDIFHAGARFLLLLLTLGVFWVVVMTFIRWVDRIARLGRLGTTLGQVEETVTRSIQHYQASWLWKACPPDPNPKGLGIHQSQIGYLQRIDWPRLQEIAEEANLRIQILALPGKFVTPDQCLAILSGKSKEDLNAKEINEIQNAFHIGDKRMFDEDPRFGFVVLSEIASRALSPAVNDPGTAIQIIGQFVRLLHLWKNPTREFNPEKQSRFDRLQVAPISLEGIFEDAFLGIERNGAEFKEVMIRLQKAYQAIGKMDEELQALASQHAQQTLRRAEEALAFDEDYQAVKAICKPENP; encoded by the coding sequence ATGTGGAACACCCTTTTTTATCTGCGCAACCGACTCGCCGAATGCCTATGGCTCCGCCCATTGGTCATGTGCATCGTCTCAGTGCTCGCCCTCGTCGTCGCCTACTACGCAGGAACTTGGTTTGAAGGGGATCACTTTCCCGAGATCAGTGCCGACACCCTAAAAGTCCTTCTCGGCGTTCTCACATCAGGGATGTTGGTCATCGCGACCTTTGCCGCCGGAGCAATGATCTCTGCCTACGCCTCGGCCAGCCAAACAGCCACCCCGCGGGCCTTTCCGGTCATCCTCTCGGATGATGTCTCCCAAAACGCACTCTCTTCCTTCGTCGGAGCCTTTCTGTTTGCCGTCATCGCCCTGCTCGCGGTGATGAATGACATTTTCCATGCGGGAGCCAGATTCCTTCTCCTCCTCCTAACCCTTGGAGTCTTCTGGGTAGTCGTCATGACCTTCATCCGCTGGGTTGACCGAATTGCCCGCCTCGGGAGACTCGGCACCACCCTCGGGCAGGTCGAAGAAACCGTCACCCGCTCGATCCAGCATTATCAGGCCTCATGGCTTTGGAAAGCCTGCCCACCGGACCCCAATCCAAAAGGCTTGGGCATTCACCAATCACAAATCGGATATTTACAGCGAATCGACTGGCCTCGCCTTCAAGAAATCGCGGAAGAGGCGAATCTTCGCATCCAGATTCTCGCCCTTCCCGGAAAATTTGTAACCCCGGACCAGTGCTTAGCCATCCTTTCTGGAAAATCGAAAGAGGACCTGAACGCCAAGGAAATCAACGAGATCCAGAATGCCTTCCACATCGGGGACAAGCGAATGTTCGACGAAGACCCCCGATTTGGATTCGTAGTTCTCTCCGAAATTGCCAGCCGCGCGCTCTCCCCTGCGGTCAACGACCCTGGAACCGCGATCCAGATCATCGGTCAGTTCGTCCGTCTTCTCCACCTCTGGAAGAATCCCACCCGCGAATTCAACCCAGAGAAGCAATCCCGGTTTGACCGACTCCAAGTAGCGCCCATCTCTCTCGAAGGGATTTTCGAAGACGCCTTTCTCGGTATCGAGCGGAACGGGGCCGAATTCAAGGAAGTGATGATCCGCCTGCAAAAAGCCTATCAGGCCATTGGGAAGATGGATGAAGAACTCCAAGCTCTGGCTTCCCAGCATGCTCAACAGACCCTTCGACGCGCGGAAGAAGCCCTCGCTTTCGATGAGGATTATCAGGCTGTGAAGGCGATCTGTAAGCCAGAGAACCCGTGA
- a CDS encoding HAD hydrolase-like protein has product MKPENLLFDLDGTLTDPKPGITECLRYALGKMGREAPPRDDLLWCIGPPLLKSFVILLEDDSQDVCEEALRHYRERFSTIGLFENSVYPEVPDVLDELSKAGMKLFVASSKPEVFVRRILQHFGLSPFFVQMYGSHLDGTFAEKADLIRNVLAVEDLLAEKTWMIGDRLHDVIGAKANGLRAVGVTYGFGSERELREAGADDLVSSPREVLSVLGD; this is encoded by the coding sequence GTGAAACCGGAAAATCTACTCTTTGACCTGGATGGAACGCTGACGGATCCGAAGCCTGGGATTACGGAATGTTTGCGGTATGCATTGGGAAAAATGGGGAGAGAGGCTCCTCCAAGAGACGATTTGCTCTGGTGTATCGGGCCTCCGCTCTTGAAGTCTTTCGTCATTCTTCTGGAAGACGACTCACAAGACGTGTGTGAGGAAGCACTACGGCACTACCGGGAGCGATTCTCGACGATCGGGCTTTTCGAGAACTCGGTTTATCCGGAGGTGCCGGATGTTCTCGATGAATTGTCGAAGGCGGGAATGAAACTCTTTGTTGCGAGTTCGAAGCCTGAGGTGTTTGTGCGCCGGATCCTGCAGCATTTCGGTCTAAGCCCATTCTTTGTGCAGATGTATGGGAGTCACCTCGACGGAACCTTTGCGGAAAAGGCAGACTTAATCCGCAACGTTCTTGCCGTAGAGGATCTCCTTGCCGAGAAGACGTGGATGATCGGTGATCGCCTTCATGATGTGATCGGCGCCAAGGCAAATGGGCTACGCGCGGTCGGGGTCACTTACGGCTTCGGCTCGGAGCGAGAGCTGAGAGAGGCGGGAGCGGACGATTTAGTCAGTTCTCCCCGGGAAGTTCTGTCGGTTCTGGGGGACTAA
- a CDS encoding DUF3817 domain-containing protein, with product MAEWFHRVAILEGISYLVLLLVAMPLKYLAGYEMAVQVVGWAHGALFIAYMVILGLCWIRLGWSRRFVLIAFIASLLPAGPFFLHPPREENPVGMD from the coding sequence ATGGCAGAATGGTTTCATCGAGTCGCAATTTTGGAAGGGATTTCCTATTTGGTTCTCCTCTTGGTGGCGATGCCGCTCAAATATCTGGCAGGCTACGAGATGGCCGTGCAAGTCGTTGGCTGGGCTCACGGGGCTCTCTTCATTGCCTATATGGTCATCCTCGGTCTCTGCTGGATCAGGCTAGGCTGGAGTCGCCGTTTCGTTTTGATTGCCTTTATTGCCTCGTTGCTTCCTGCCGGTCCCTTCTTCCTGCATCCGCCCAGGGAAGAGAATCCTGTTGGTATGGATTAA
- a CDS encoding gamma-glutamylcyclotransferase family protein gives MSTSEIGWFEDLQVFVYGTLKPGGFYWPQFCEGKVEQWWPARVRGQVYHLSVGYPAAQFGGDRWIYGFILKLRDIAALKGIDSLEGFDPENPSVEANDYVRLRVDVERCDVEKTERVWSYEMSREKIQREGGILVESGDWSGSAGSET, from the coding sequence ATGTCTACGAGCGAAATAGGATGGTTTGAAGATCTTCAGGTCTTTGTCTACGGGACGTTGAAGCCAGGTGGCTTCTATTGGCCTCAGTTTTGTGAGGGAAAGGTCGAGCAGTGGTGGCCAGCCCGGGTGCGGGGCCAGGTTTATCATCTTTCTGTCGGGTATCCGGCGGCTCAATTCGGTGGAGATCGTTGGATCTATGGCTTCATTCTCAAGCTCCGCGATATCGCAGCGTTGAAGGGGATCGATTCTCTCGAAGGGTTTGATCCGGAGAATCCCTCAGTCGAGGCCAATGATTACGTGAGACTGCGGGTCGATGTAGAGCGTTGTGATGTGGAGAAGACCGAGCGGGTGTGGTCCTACGAGATGAGTCGCGAGAAGATTCAGCGTGAGGGCGGGATCCTCGTGGAGAGTGGAGATTGGTCGGGTTCCGCTGGATCCGAAACCTGA
- a CDS encoding NfeD family protein, translating into MTFLALYIISGLISYLWLNRKTKEGVQPAYGLFMLNGFGIWIVIFLWPIIIPFTVIDNAIQERELNSRRNQEEPQRVDMGREIGKLGETLTAQSPTGRVWVDGKEYESRSTRSFISKGKKIRVVGHSMDYLQIEGVDSDITHRSDRSRRKT; encoded by the coding sequence GTGACCTTTCTTGCCCTGTATATAATCTCCGGACTCATTTCTTACCTCTGGCTCAATCGCAAAACAAAGGAGGGGGTGCAACCCGCGTACGGCCTGTTCATGCTGAACGGCTTTGGTATTTGGATCGTCATCTTTCTCTGGCCCATCATCATTCCTTTCACAGTAATCGATAACGCGATCCAAGAACGGGAATTGAATAGTCGGAGAAATCAGGAAGAACCGCAAAGAGTCGACATGGGTCGAGAAATCGGAAAATTGGGTGAAACTCTGACAGCCCAAAGCCCTACCGGACGAGTATGGGTTGACGGCAAAGAATATGAGAGTCGATCCACTCGCTCGTTCATTTCCAAAGGGAAAAAGATTCGCGTCGTGGGGCACTCCATGGACTACCTCCAGATCGAAGGAGTAGATTCAGACATCACACACCGCTCTGATCGTTCCCGCAGAAAAACTTAA
- a CDS encoding bifunctional folylpolyglutamate synthase/dihydrofolate synthase: MSLSDSDAIPSFPEVRDFLFGLRNRGSKYGIGRMERLAEALGHPQRKFPVIHVAGTNGKGSVCALLESALRRGGLKTGLYSSPHLVHLGERVQVNREPLTEERIIRLTEMLREAARKVVQESDDDYPSFFEFMTAMAFLQFAEESVDCAMLEVGLGGRLDATNIVTPEVSIITSIGLDHTEILGETITKIAGEKSGILKAGIPVVMGLLPSDAEGVVRERAAELSCPVHSVRDRFREAELPETNLVGRFQRWNAGTAQLALEVVRTRFPLDPCDMRSAFQNTVWSGRWEERKVGSRSIIFDSTHNPQGAEVLAENLQGRFGSPRGELEVVVGSLGLARAWAVLRVVAPYARRILIVRPSQPRALSFDEMRSVVPASFQGEVLETSVEELFPGGDCARFSEGPDPVLLTGSIYLIGEVFSRLQSDGLSETLDLQDRI, from the coding sequence ATGAGTCTATCAGATTCCGATGCCATCCCGTCTTTTCCTGAAGTGCGAGATTTTCTCTTCGGGCTGCGCAATCGTGGATCGAAGTACGGCATCGGGAGGATGGAGAGACTGGCCGAGGCTCTCGGGCATCCGCAGAGAAAGTTTCCGGTGATCCACGTGGCGGGGACCAATGGGAAGGGATCGGTTTGTGCTCTTCTGGAATCGGCCTTGCGTAGAGGAGGGCTGAAGACTGGGCTCTATTCGTCTCCGCACTTGGTGCATCTGGGGGAGCGGGTTCAGGTGAACCGCGAACCGTTGACGGAAGAAAGGATTATTCGTCTGACAGAGATGTTGCGAGAAGCGGCGCGAAAAGTCGTGCAGGAATCGGATGATGACTATCCCAGTTTTTTTGAATTTATGACGGCGATGGCCTTTCTTCAGTTCGCGGAGGAGTCGGTCGATTGCGCGATGCTCGAAGTGGGATTGGGAGGGCGTTTGGATGCGACTAACATTGTAACTCCCGAGGTTTCCATCATCACCTCCATTGGTTTGGATCACACCGAGATTCTCGGAGAAACGATTACGAAGATAGCGGGTGAAAAGTCCGGGATTTTGAAAGCGGGAATTCCCGTGGTGATGGGATTGCTTCCATCGGATGCGGAAGGGGTCGTGAGAGAGCGAGCTGCGGAGCTCAGCTGTCCGGTGCATTCGGTGAGGGATCGTTTTCGGGAGGCGGAGTTGCCGGAGACCAATTTGGTCGGTCGGTTTCAACGATGGAATGCCGGGACCGCCCAGCTTGCACTGGAAGTTGTGCGAACGCGTTTTCCATTGGATCCATGTGATATGCGATCGGCTTTCCAAAACACCGTTTGGTCGGGCCGCTGGGAAGAACGGAAGGTCGGATCTCGCTCGATTATTTTTGATAGCACCCACAATCCCCAAGGTGCGGAAGTGCTGGCCGAGAATCTTCAGGGGCGATTCGGCAGTCCCCGCGGTGAATTGGAGGTGGTCGTCGGCAGCCTTGGATTGGCCCGGGCGTGGGCGGTCCTGAGAGTAGTCGCTCCCTACGCAAGGAGGATTTTGATCGTTCGGCCATCTCAGCCCCGAGCCCTGAGCTTCGATGAAATGAGGAGCGTGGTGCCTGCTAGCTTTCAGGGAGAGGTTCTGGAGACCTCGGTCGAAGAGCTTTTCCCCGGGGGAGATTGCGCTCGGTTTTCCGAGGGGCCGGATCCTGTTCTATTGACGGGATCGATTTATCTGATCGGCGAGGTTTTCAGCCGGTTACAGTCCGATGGGCTGTCGGAAACGCTGGATCTTCAAGATCGAATTTGA
- a CDS encoding SDR family NAD(P)-dependent oxidoreductase: MFGKNQTAIVTGGNSGIGEAIVYALAARGMNVVVAGRRQEENERVAAEVADRFGIEALPISVDVSKESECHGLIETAVQKFGGVELLVNNAGIGAGGKIMDTDTETFDRVMKTNLYSTYWCSRSAYASMLENEVVPENGLRGGIINISSLCGVEAWSGVGAYATSKHGVMGLSRAMADEGAEDQIRVAAVCPAMVATPLTGASGPDVLTPEDIAKTVTYLLDLSSAAWPKEIVLNRRGED, encoded by the coding sequence ATGTTTGGAAAAAATCAGACCGCGATCGTCACTGGAGGGAATAGCGGAATCGGCGAGGCGATCGTTTACGCTTTGGCCGCCCGGGGAATGAACGTTGTTGTCGCTGGTCGGCGTCAGGAAGAGAACGAGAGAGTCGCGGCGGAGGTTGCGGATCGCTTCGGGATAGAGGCCCTGCCGATTTCGGTCGACGTGTCGAAAGAGAGTGAGTGCCACGGATTGATCGAGACCGCCGTGCAGAAATTTGGAGGCGTCGAGCTCTTGGTCAATAATGCGGGTATCGGGGCCGGAGGAAAGATCATGGATACGGATACCGAGACCTTTGATCGAGTGATGAAGACGAACCTGTACTCGACCTACTGGTGTTCGCGTTCCGCCTATGCCTCAATGTTGGAGAATGAGGTCGTTCCTGAGAACGGTTTGAGGGGCGGGATCATTAACATTTCCTCGCTTTGCGGAGTGGAAGCTTGGTCGGGCGTGGGGGCCTATGCTACTTCCAAGCACGGTGTCATGGGCCTCAGTCGGGCCATGGCCGATGAGGGCGCTGAAGATCAAATTCGCGTAGCAGCAGTGTGTCCGGCGATGGTGGCCACTCCGCTGACAGGAGCCAGTGGACCGGATGTTCTGACGCCGGAAGATATCGCGAAGACGGTTACCTACTTGCTGGATCTCAGTAGTGCGGCATGGCCGAAGGAGATCGTCCTCAACCGACGTGGTGAGGATTGA
- a CDS encoding sugar porter family MFS transporter, translated as MSEAVLPEPVHKTLSQVEANFANSTLKPLSGFTIGIVAAMSGVLFGFDASIAAACGTSVNTHFGITNSPGLMGLWVGCVPLGALFGAMLGGKVSSTLGRKKGLLLNALLFIAGIVLAAVSPGFWVFVVARLLMGLAIGNSAVITPMYMAEVAPPENRGRILFMYQLSIVIGILVSFIVGVTVDSLIPNDDVNWRVMIGVGLIPAFIFLFGMFRMPNSPRWLIEKGRWAHAHEILLRMMDRSEARKTFSEIHENAVKDEKVSIKSLFSKLFFPVILLGFFLQFFQQSTGINADMYFGPEIFREGGFSQTASMWAQVAMGMVNLIATIVSIFLVDRLGRRKLMMIGVSGIVLMLCVQSYLFHAYDSQRSTLQQTVSNTQTAEATQRPVLPNTGAAVIHKGYTQSKALISPDAKTSITDAASKVAASVSSHPTQTVTYLIFGSILLYIVFFAISAGPLCWCIISEIFPMHLRGIGMSIAVAANWLVDYFVSQLFPVMKQDLGMTVTTLIYAAFTTLGLALAAKFLPETKGVPLEEIERNIYAGKPLREIGVPSGK; from the coding sequence ATGAGTGAAGCCGTGCTCCCCGAACCTGTTCACAAAACGCTATCTCAAGTAGAAGCAAATTTCGCGAACTCGACCCTCAAACCCCTTAGCGGATTCACCATCGGCATTGTCGCCGCCATGTCGGGGGTTCTCTTTGGCTTTGACGCATCGATTGCCGCAGCCTGCGGGACCTCCGTCAATACCCACTTTGGCATCACGAATTCCCCCGGCCTCATGGGCCTCTGGGTGGGATGCGTTCCCCTCGGGGCACTCTTCGGTGCGATGCTGGGTGGGAAAGTATCCAGCACTCTCGGTCGGAAAAAGGGACTCTTGCTCAACGCCCTTCTCTTCATCGCCGGCATCGTCCTCGCCGCGGTCTCTCCGGGCTTCTGGGTATTCGTCGTGGCCCGACTGTTGATGGGACTGGCCATCGGAAATTCGGCCGTCATCACTCCCATGTACATGGCCGAAGTGGCTCCCCCGGAAAATCGGGGAAGGATTCTCTTCATGTATCAGCTTTCCATCGTCATCGGGATTCTGGTCTCGTTCATTGTCGGAGTCACCGTCGATAGCCTCATTCCCAATGACGACGTAAATTGGCGGGTAATGATTGGAGTCGGTTTGATCCCTGCCTTCATCTTTCTCTTTGGCATGTTTCGCATGCCCAACAGCCCCCGCTGGCTTATCGAAAAAGGCCGATGGGCACATGCCCACGAAATCCTCCTCAGGATGATGGACCGAAGTGAAGCCCGCAAGACCTTCAGCGAGATTCACGAGAACGCGGTAAAGGACGAGAAGGTTTCGATCAAGAGCCTGTTCAGCAAACTCTTCTTCCCGGTCATTCTTCTCGGATTCTTCCTCCAATTCTTCCAACAATCGACCGGCATCAACGCCGACATGTACTTCGGCCCCGAAATTTTCCGGGAAGGTGGCTTTAGCCAAACCGCCAGCATGTGGGCGCAAGTCGCAATGGGGATGGTCAACCTTATCGCCACGATAGTCTCCATCTTCCTGGTCGACCGTCTTGGGCGGCGTAAACTGATGATGATCGGGGTCAGCGGGATTGTCCTCATGCTTTGCGTGCAATCGTATCTCTTCCACGCCTACGACAGCCAGCGCAGCACTCTCCAGCAAACGGTTTCCAACACGCAGACAGCCGAGGCTACCCAACGCCCGGTCCTCCCCAACACCGGGGCAGCTGTCATCCACAAGGGATACACCCAATCGAAAGCCTTGATCTCGCCGGATGCCAAAACCAGCATCACCGACGCCGCGTCCAAAGTCGCCGCTAGCGTTTCCTCGCATCCGACGCAGACCGTCACCTACCTGATTTTTGGCAGCATTCTCCTTTACATCGTCTTCTTTGCGATCAGTGCTGGCCCCCTCTGCTGGTGTATTATCTCCGAGATTTTCCCCATGCATTTGCGGGGGATCGGAATGTCCATCGCGGTCGCAGCCAACTGGCTCGTCGACTATTTCGTCAGCCAACTTTTCCCGGTGATGAAACAGGATCTTGGGATGACGGTGACCACACTCATCTACGCAGCCTTCACCACCTTGGGCCTCGCCCTCGCCGCGAAATTCCTGCCAGAGACCAAAGGCGTGCCCCTCGAAGAAATCGAACGCAATATCTACGCTGGCAAGCCTCTCCGCGAAATCGGTGTTCCCTCGGGGAAATAA
- a CDS encoding UDP-N-acetylglucosamine diphosphorylase: MKASDFFDIAPDHPIRSWFSLEEAPWAWLPQIKDALAGIESRLPASVPPGLHIEGPVFFEGEVKLPPFGSITGPAWIGNGCELRPGVYIRGNVFAGRNCVLGNSCEYKNCILLDHVQTPHYNYIGDSVLGNRAHLGAGSILSNLRFDQKPVVVRTAEGSSESGLRKFGAILGDGAEAGCNVVLQPGTVLDRNSAVAPGLAYGGYLEAENIAFWKPSFRKLHRSVLER; encoded by the coding sequence ATGAAAGCATCGGACTTTTTCGACATCGCCCCTGATCATCCTATTCGTTCCTGGTTCTCTCTCGAGGAAGCTCCTTGGGCCTGGCTTCCCCAGATCAAGGACGCGTTGGCCGGAATCGAGTCCCGGCTTCCGGCATCCGTTCCGCCCGGTCTCCACATCGAAGGCCCGGTCTTCTTCGAAGGTGAGGTCAAACTCCCGCCTTTCGGATCCATTACCGGACCGGCATGGATCGGCAACGGCTGCGAATTGCGGCCTGGGGTCTATATTCGCGGAAACGTCTTTGCCGGCCGGAATTGCGTTCTCGGCAACTCGTGTGAATACAAGAACTGTATCCTCCTCGACCACGTTCAGACCCCTCATTACAATTACATTGGCGATTCCGTTCTCGGCAATCGGGCCCACCTCGGCGCTGGCTCCATTCTCTCCAACCTCCGATTCGATCAAAAGCCCGTCGTCGTCCGGACGGCCGAAGGATCCTCGGAAAGTGGCCTTCGCAAATTTGGAGCGATCCTTGGAGATGGTGCAGAAGCCGGATGCAACGTCGTCCTCCAGCCAGGCACCGTCCTGGACAGAAATTCTGCGGTCGCCCCTGGTCTCGCCTACGGCGGCTATCTTGAGGCGGAAAATATCGCTTTCTGGAAGCCTAGCTTCCGCAAGCTCCACCGCAGCGTTCTCGAACGTTGA
- a CDS encoding calcium:proton antiporter has product MTDHISSEGAKKGIFRSEMALWVGILTTLIFFTVGASWVKELGSGIAAGGIFLWLFAVMLWLSFGVVKHAECLAVKLGEPFGTLILTLAVISIEVVMISAVMMTGKENPTLARDTMFSVVMIVLNGMLGVTLLLGGLRHHEQNYNLRGVRSYTGVLVALGFLCLILPRFTQSAPGGEPSDLMAFYLILVSISLYGVFLFLQSTRHSAFFKNPEEIDSDHESHGHEGLEIRSIGFHVGLLVLTMLPIVLLSKKMALVVDFGISATGAPEPLAGFLVAILVLSPEAMAAIKAALNNQLQRTVNIALGSALATIGLTVPAVLLISEITGKHIELGLEPAGIVLLVATFMVADSTFGSKRTNTLSGAVHLVLFATYVILIFD; this is encoded by the coding sequence ATGACCGATCACATTTCTTCCGAAGGGGCAAAAAAAGGAATTTTCCGTTCAGAAATGGCCCTCTGGGTCGGCATACTGACCACCCTGATCTTTTTTACCGTTGGGGCCTCTTGGGTAAAAGAGCTCGGAAGCGGGATCGCCGCCGGGGGAATTTTTCTCTGGCTCTTCGCGGTAATGCTCTGGCTCAGCTTCGGCGTCGTCAAACATGCGGAATGCCTCGCCGTAAAGCTGGGAGAACCCTTCGGCACTCTGATCCTCACACTCGCCGTCATCAGCATCGAGGTGGTGATGATTTCCGCAGTGATGATGACCGGGAAGGAGAATCCAACCCTCGCCCGCGACACCATGTTCTCCGTGGTCATGATTGTTCTGAACGGGATGCTCGGGGTTACGCTCCTTCTCGGAGGACTCCGCCACCATGAGCAGAACTACAATCTACGCGGTGTCCGTTCCTATACCGGCGTTTTGGTCGCACTCGGCTTTCTCTGCCTGATCCTTCCCCGCTTCACTCAATCCGCTCCCGGCGGAGAGCCATCCGATTTGATGGCTTTTTACCTCATCCTCGTCTCGATTTCACTCTACGGGGTTTTCCTCTTTCTCCAATCGACCCGACACAGTGCCTTTTTCAAAAACCCGGAAGAAATCGATTCCGACCATGAAAGTCACGGCCATGAGGGTCTCGAAATTCGATCAATCGGATTTCATGTCGGGTTGCTGGTGCTCACCATGCTCCCGATCGTACTCCTTTCCAAGAAAATGGCGCTCGTGGTCGACTTTGGTATCAGTGCCACGGGAGCCCCTGAACCCCTCGCCGGATTTCTCGTTGCCATTCTCGTTCTCTCGCCCGAGGCCATGGCCGCTATAAAAGCCGCGCTGAACAATCAACTGCAGCGCACGGTTAACATCGCACTGGGTTCTGCCCTCGCGACCATCGGCCTCACCGTTCCGGCAGTCCTCCTCATTAGCGAAATCACCGGCAAGCATATCGAGCTCGGGCTGGAGCCAGCCGGAATCGTTCTTCTCGTGGCGACCTTCATGGTTGCCGACTCGACCTTTGGCAGCAAGCGGACCAACACCCTCTCCGGCGCCGTCCATCTCGTCCTCTTCGCCACCTACGTGATTCTGATCTTCGATTGA
- a CDS encoding ABC1 kinase family protein: MKEQTSIPKGKIGRAAALVNAGAKIGVNYTRYRAKRLVTGKDDRESLHRANASDSYGALSRLKGGPLKIAQMLSIDTALLPTAYATEFSKAHYQAPPLSYPLVERTFRREFGRSPLEIFDEFSREAVSGASIGQVHKAVKDGREFAVKVQYPGVAASLENDLRLVRPFAMRLFQLSAAEIDPYLEEVKARLIEETDYEMEWRRGTDLAERTLGSVPVRIPRYFPEYSTRRILTMEWVEGVPLDRFIETDPAPELRNRIGQHLWDFYHHQVHALRAFHADPHPGNFFVKDGELWVLDFGCVKEIPDDFHEAYFRLLEPGVATDPALLEKSLRNLDLVLDSDSERAREVLMAMFRESVQLLSRPFVEGEFDFGDPGYLEEVREFGERTGNDPEIRKVGSGRGSAHGLYVNRAYFGLYSLMGMLGARIRTTRPVLGGGENGYLGFIPTETVS, from the coding sequence ATGAAAGAGCAGACCTCGATCCCCAAGGGAAAGATCGGGCGTGCAGCTGCCTTGGTCAATGCGGGTGCGAAGATCGGTGTGAACTACACCCGGTACCGCGCCAAGCGTTTGGTGACCGGAAAGGATGACCGTGAGAGCCTGCATCGCGCCAATGCGTCGGATTCCTATGGCGCCTTGAGTCGGTTGAAGGGCGGGCCTTTGAAGATTGCCCAAATGTTGAGCATCGACACGGCCTTGCTGCCAACGGCCTACGCGACGGAGTTTTCAAAAGCTCATTACCAAGCGCCGCCATTGTCCTATCCCTTGGTCGAGCGAACCTTTCGTCGGGAGTTTGGGCGAAGCCCTTTGGAAATTTTTGACGAGTTCAGTCGGGAAGCCGTGAGTGGAGCTTCGATTGGTCAGGTGCATAAAGCGGTTAAGGACGGTCGGGAGTTTGCGGTCAAAGTGCAGTATCCAGGAGTCGCCGCCAGTTTGGAGAACGATCTGCGTCTAGTCCGCCCGTTTGCCATGCGTTTATTCCAACTCTCAGCGGCCGAAATCGACCCCTACCTTGAGGAGGTGAAAGCCCGGCTCATTGAGGAGACCGATTATGAGATGGAGTGGAGAAGGGGGACCGACCTTGCGGAGCGGACTCTGGGCTCGGTGCCAGTACGTATTCCGAGGTATTTTCCCGAGTATTCGACTCGACGCATTCTCACCATGGAGTGGGTCGAAGGAGTTCCTCTCGACCGATTCATTGAAACCGATCCTGCGCCGGAGTTGCGGAATCGTATCGGGCAGCATTTGTGGGATTTCTATCATCACCAGGTCCACGCTTTGCGAGCTTTTCACGCCGATCCTCATCCCGGAAATTTCTTTGTTAAGGATGGGGAGTTGTGGGTTCTTGATTTCGGGTGTGTGAAAGAGATCCCCGACGATTTTCACGAAGCCTATTTTCGCTTGTTGGAGCCCGGCGTTGCCACGGATCCGGCCCTGCTGGAAAAGTCGTTGCGGAATCTCGATCTGGTTCTCGATTCCGATTCGGAGCGCGCCCGAGAGGTTTTAATGGCCATGTTCCGCGAATCCGTGCAGCTCCTTTCCCGTCCTTTTGTCGAAGGTGAGTTTGATTTCGGCGATCCCGGCTACCTCGAAGAAGTTCGTGAATTTGGGGAGCGCACTGGCAACGACCCGGAAATCCGGAAGGTTGGTTCCGGTCGGGGTTCCGCGCACGGTCTCTATGTCAATCGGGCTTACTTTGGCCTCTATTCACTAATGGGAATGCTCGGTGCGCGCATTCGCACGACCCGGCCCGTTTTGGGAGGAGGGGAGAATGGTTACTTGGGGTTCATCCCGACTGAGACGGTTTCTTAG